The genomic segment GAGCTCTGTTGAGATGACGCTACTTTACTCCTCTGTTCAGAATTCGAGAAGGCCAAGCATCAACCGGCCTGGGGAGTAGAGAGACGGGGGCGGGCGGAGCGGTTAAAGAGAACGCCGGGGCGGAAGATTCGCATGAAATGGAGACTCCGGCGGCGTCGACCAGGGGTTGCCTATCCTCATTCTTTGTCGATGGAACTTTGTGGAGGCGAGAAGTGAATGAAGGCGACGTGGCCATGAAACCAGGCTAACAATGTGCCTTGGTGATGGGTCACAATAGAGCCAAGTGAGAGGAGCTAAGAACCGACAAAGCAGAAACGacacaaagacaaagaatgATTACCTTTTGTGATTGTGTTTCTTGGCATATAATGTTGATAATCGGGGAATTGTTAAACGCCATGTGTAACAGCGCAGGAGCAAACACATTCTGGCAAGGCGGCTGAAGAGccacaaaaacaaaaagtgCTGCAGATTGAACTTGGAACCGTTGGCCTGTGAAAGAACagttgctggtctggttaATTTGTTGCGCCACACGTACGCCATGATGCACCTTCGCTTGTGCGGACAATTCTATTTGCCCCAGCAATCCAAAGCAGCTGTTTTTCTGTGGCCGGGATGAGGGAGGAACCTTGACATCCGGCATGGGGTCTTTGTGTCTTGctttgtctgtctgtctgggTCAGGGTGGCTGGCCACGCTAAAAAAGATGCCTCGGCTCATGCATTTTGGATCGCCCCAAGTCCCAGTGGGGAAGGGGGGGAGGCGAAAGGGATCATTGAAAGCTGCTTCATGAGTCCGcccttgaccaagaagagtGTGGTGTGGAGAAAAGTCGGGGAACGGGATGCGGGCGTCGAGAATCAAGATGGAGGTCGCGGTGGAGGTCGGGGGTAAGGTGAGCTTTCAAATGATGGCTAGTCGTGATGGATCGgattcttgatgaagcttgAACGTTGAACGTCGGCTCGTCGATTGACATCGCCAATGGCCGTGGTTGGATGTCGTCAAGTTGGAAGATATCTGATTGAAGCATGAAAGAGACAAATAGGCTGTCGCTGGCCAGGCAGGCGTCTGATCTGTTTTCTGCCAGGAGCAAGACGGTTCAACCATTCACGCATTTGAAGTTGGGGAAGGTGCAGCTGGTGGAGTCTTGCCATATCGATGCACCAATCAATGGAAAAAGAAGACTTGCTTGGCTGCGAATCATGTTGGGCGTTTTGATAACTAGCCATTCATTTGCATCTCTACAGTATTTCCCCTATCTCTTTGTTGTCGCCTTGAATTGCTTGTTCTGGTTGGATTCGTAGTGCTTGATGCAGGATCTGTAACACTGAATGTCAGTATCATGAGTCGTGATGTAAGTCACAAAAGGCAAGGTCAAATCCAGCCAGGCCAACTTGCGCATCACCCGATTTCACCCATTCGACTTTGTTCCGAATCTTCTAGGATACGTATCGGAATGTGCCTGATCTGCAAAGCCAGTACAAAACATAGCCTTGCCGTGGCTTGCGAGCAGGACTTTCGGCGTTTTGCCTTCCAACCGGTGTCATCGGAGTCGCATGGCTCAAGACCCGATTCCTGATGGTCTTGGACTTCACGTTTAGATAAGCACGTTTGTATCGCAGCTGTTTCAGAAGACTCTTGCCTAGTCGTTGTCTATCCGGTGATGGATTTTGTATAGAATCTACGTCGACTCCTGATGCACAGTTGCGGCCAAGGGATGACCATGCAAGCAAGATTCCCATCATCGTTCGCTCAGCATAAGCTGAACAAAGCCAGTTGACACGATACTCGTCATCTACAGGCTTATCACGCTTGCTAACAGTGATCAAGTGTCATGATGCCAACGGTGAAAAGACTGGCAGCTGCGTATTGTGCATTGAAACAcacgagacgagacgagactACATGAGGATGAATAGGCCAATTGTTCTCCATTCACCAACTCCCACTGATTGTGAATCGGAAAGGTCCTGCCATGGCCACTGAATCATCATGGAATCATTTCTATATATTCCTGGAAAACGCTGGGGTTCCTTGGGTCCTACTTTCTTGTCAGATACAATTCAAGGACTTGAATCAAATCAACCATCACCTCGCAGTCACCAAAACGGCTTTGCCATACTCTGAACGTTTTAGCACCAAATTGAACTTCACCAAACCCCGAAATGGACGAACTGTAGGTCGCGGTCGAAGAACCTTGCACATGTCAATTGCAAGAACTTACCACTAACCGACCATGCTAGTTTTCTTTATGCCCGAGGTTCGCTAGAAATGCCGCCCTTTACTCGCAGATGCCGGCGCTCATCCCTTGAGTGCTCGTTCAGTGAGGCACGAACAGGCATGAGAACTTAAAAAGCTAACATGTTTGAACTCGGTGCAGACAATAAGCCGGGATACTCTCTGAAAGAGCAAGCGAAGCTTCTGGTAGACGAGCGAACTAAACAGGGCTACTCTGGCCTCCGCATGGGTTTTTCTGCCAATGCAGGTAGCAACAATGCTACCTACGGCAGTGACGAACACAAGTGGTATGCCGCTATTCTCGACAGGCTTGCAGAGCAGGGTAAGTCTTTGTCGTCTTGAACGAGTTTCTAGGTTGCAGAGGTGTGTTGCCGTGGTTGGCAGTGCTGATTGATAAATGAAATGCTAGGAGCTGAAGCTCTCAACAAAGAGGTGCAGCAGAAGCGTGCCTAGGCTATGAGCCTTGTGCCTCCAACCATGATCGATGTTGTTTGGCGGAATCCAACGCTACGAGGTATACGGAGATTGTGCTGCTCTCGAAACTAGTCATACGTAATTCTTCGTCCGCTACTAGATGCatcagagacagagacagggCGGTGGAATGATACTCGATTAAGCATTGTGCGGAGGGTGTGGTCAAgcgaaggcgaagaagagaagTGATTCTATGAGAATAATTTGAGAAATAAAGTAGAGTTGAGACAGAGCTGCTCCCCCTTTGATGTCTCTTTTGGTGCAGGGTTTGTGATGAAATTTGTCCCAATAGTTCAGAgggtcaacattgaattgtCGTCTCGATAAATGATCGATAAATGATTGTGCATGCCACTTCGATGCACGTGATGGCGCGTTACCAGCGGCAGGGGTAAGACTGTCGCAAGTGGTGGTCCATAGATGGTGGGCCAAAACGCCAGATCAGCTCCCAATTGACAGCTGGCGATCAGTTCATGCCACACTTCTTCAGAAAGGCATCTTGTGGTGAAGCTCCGTCAATGGCCAGCTCCCCATCCCTGGCGGCCTTCCCAACCATCCGTCGGCATCGATCACAATAGTACGAAACTGCGAACTCATCGGAAGTGGACTCAATCATTGATCAGCAACGTAAAACGACAACTCGTCAACCCCTGCTGGCACCAACATATTCAGGGTCGTCGACCAACAACGATAGATACTGTACGTGTCAAACGAAACGCAGCCTCACCTGAGGCCATCAGTCCCCGGAAAGTGAAAGAGAGCTATGGTCACATTTGGTAGAACATTATGCCTTCAGAAATAGCAGATGCGCCCGCGCTGGCATCTGCACAACCAGTCACCAAGCAACCACCTCCAGAGAAACCCTCCGAATCGCGACGCAGAACATATGTCATTCTCTCGTTTTGGTTCATCGTGCTAGTGTTGGGTTTGCCGATATGGTGGAAGACAACGACAATTTATCGAGCAGACCTCCCTCTGGAGAGAATGCTCCATTGGGCAGATGGAAAGGTACGACCGCACATTTTGTAGTCATGACAGCACGCGTGCCTCTTGTCTGCAGGTGACTAACAATGGCTTCTGACACGATATAGGCCTGTCGCCCTACGTTTCCCCTACAGATTTCTGTTCGAGCCGACTCCATAGCGGATCAAGAAGCTCAGCACCTTGTCCGTTTAACGCAACATGCCCTCGACGACCTCAATGATTTCCCGGGCCATCATTTGCGCCTTAAATTCAGTCCCAAGGGTGGCAGACAGACGGCGGGCTCGATAAAGCAAGATGCAGATTCTGCTTTAATCATAAACCTGACCCCAGGGGACTCCAACTCGGCCAGGCTAAGCCAACAATCCCCGGTTCTAGACATGACGTATGCTCCAAACTCGATTCCGTCACTAAACTCTGCCTCGTCCGCCCTGGCCGCGTATATTGCCAATGAGCTTCAAACCACCTTCTCTGAAGAGCAGTCTATTATATCATATCTTCTATCGAcatcttccatgtcctcgaCAACGAGACATCGAGGGTTGAGTCAAGAGACGGCCGAAGCTCTGAAGAAACGGACGACGCGCTCCCTGCGTTATGCTCCGACCTATCACTTAAGCTTTTCACTCTTCACAGACGGTGCCGTCCCCAACACTTGGGAGATTGATGCAGCCATCAATGAGTACATGAAGCCGATGCTAGATGTGCTGGGGCCGATTCACAACTTTACCATTGATACACAGGTCCAATTGTATGCCACGCCTGGCGTGCAGTCACAAGTCCTTAATAAGGAGGACCTAGCCtcattcatcaatgccgCAGAATGGCCGCTTTCACCATCTATCGGCGGCGCACCTACAGTCAACTTTATCATTTTTGTCGGCAACCAGACTATTGCGTCTGACAATACCGATGTTGAAAACTCGCAATCCTGGATGATTCCTCAATGGGGCTCCGTTTACCTCTTGCACCTACCACCTACTGAGCAGCATGTTTCAGTAAAGGCTTTGAAGCAGCCCTTGCTCATGTTTGGCGGCCACTTACTCACTTTGCTTGGCACGCCGCAGTCGGGATCTCTTCCTCTGCGACTGTCAACTCTTGCCAGGATACGAACAACGGACCTGTTGCTCCGAGCGTCGTCGTCTCTGGGTTCTCTGGCTCGACTGTCGCCTAGCTTGCCTTCCATCTCGATCCCTCGCAGCGTCGCTGACGGCGTTGCCAGCTCGCTGCAGCACCTTGATCAAGCCTGTGCTAACCTCGGCGGGCCAGAGGGGCTGCTGCATGCACGAATTGCCGAGGAAGAGGCCGAGAGGGCTTTTTTCGAGAAGAGCATGGTTGGACAGCTGTACTTCCCGGATGAGCACAAGATTGCGGTTTACTTGCCGTTGCTGGGCCCGGTGGGAGTGCCACTAGTATTGGGACTGCTTAATGAGCTCAAGTCTTGGATCAAGAGACGGAAGCAAAAGGCTGAGGAAGCCAAGGATAAGAAGAGCCAGTAGAGTGGGCATTGGGGCATATGATGACAATAGATTTGGCATGTACTAGCGTAATAATAGCTGGATTGAATGAATGGATCAGCCTAGTGATGATGCAGGATTGCAAGTTGCTGCTGAATATGATTGTGACCAACGTTGTGACGAGGGGTTTTATTTAGCCGTGAATAGCGGCCGCCTACCATCATTTTTCTAAATTATTGATAGTAGCATTTGATACTGGTGATGGCTACACTTTGATACTCAGTGATCTGCTCTGGCTGCTAATTGGCTGTGTTCCTGAACCTGTGGCGTTCATTGTTGTCACACATGCAAGCTCAGCCGAGACCAGGGTCATACGTCACTTCCA from the Pochonia chlamydosporia 170 chromosome 6, whole genome shotgun sequence genome contains:
- a CDS encoding GPI transamidase component PIG-S (similar to Cordyceps militaris CM01 XP_006673400.1), with product MPSEIADAPALASAQPVTKQPPPEKPSESRRRTYVILSFWFIVLVLGLPIWWKTTTIYRADLPLERMLHWADGKACRPTFPLQISVRADSIADQEAQHLVRLTQHALDDLNDFPGHHLRLKFSPKGGRQTAGSIKQDADSALIINLTPGDSNSARLSQQSPVLDMTYAPNSIPSLNSASSALAAYIANELQTTFSEEQSIISYLLSTSSMSSTTRHRGLSQETAEALKKRTTRSLRYAPTYHLSFSLFTDGAVPNTWEIDAAINEYMKPMLDVLGPIHNFTIDTQVQLYATPGVQSQVLNKEDLASFINAAEWPLSPSIGGAPTVNFIIFVGNQTIASDNTDVENSQSWMIPQWGSVYLLHLPPTEQHVSVKALKQPLLMFGGHLLTLLGTPQSGSLPLRLSTLARIRTTDLLLRASSSLGSLARLSPSLPSISIPRSVADGVASSLQHLDQACANLGGPEGLLHARIAEEEAERAFFEKSMVGQLYFPDEHKIAVYLPLLGPVGVPLVLGLLNELKSWIKRRKQKAEEAKDKKSQ